ATCGTTCTCATGATTGCTCCATTCCGAAAGAACCATCTCCCCGCGACGTGCGGGGATTCCTACAGGGAGGATAGCACCGCGCTCACGGGAGCGTCAAGGGTGCGGCGATCTTCCGACACGCGTGGCTGGCGAGGAGGTGGTAATTTTGCCAGGGCGTGCGGAGGACATCGCACTTCCACTGTCGCCGCTCGCGCTGCTCCTCGCTCGGTGAGATGGAAACGGGGAGTGCATCGAGGGCGCTCCAGGCGTCCGGGCTGAGCGCGAGGATGTACAATGCGTCGAATTCGGGGTCTTGCGCGTTACCGCTGAGCTCGCGGCGCACATTCCAGGTGGCAACGGTGTACTCCATCGGCACACTCATGGTGAGCGTGAACACGATGACACCAAGGATGGCGATCGTGCGCGCGACGTACGCGAGCGGGCGCATGCGCCAGAGGGACGCGAGGACGATGCCGAGGGTGACACCGAGTGCGATCGTCGCGATGAACGCGTACACGCGGTCGAGCGTGAGCCCGTACACGGAGACGTAGCGCACGATGCGCGTGATGGCACTCACGGCGACGACGAGCGTGAGGAGCGTGAAGATCGTGCTCGCGATGCGCGTGACGGCGTGCTGCGCGCGCTCCGCCGACTGCGTCATCGTCGGGTACCAGAGGAGCACGGTGAGGAGCGCGAGCGCGCCCGCGAAGAGGAGCGAGAAGAAGCTCTCGCGCGCGAGCGTCGCGTAGGTGAAGTCGTGCGCGCGCATCCATGCGTCGCTCGCGAAGAACTCGGGGAGCTGGAATGCCACGAAGGTGGCGAAGAGCGCGTCGAGGAGCACGAAGAACGTCGCAGCGGTCACCGGGCGCATGCGCGGGTCAAACGGCGCGTGATGCTTCGCGGGGAGCACGATGAGCCCCACGAGGAACCCGCCGAGGAGTACCGCGATGGCGACGCGAAAGGCCCATGCGATGAGTTCGCCGTTGAGCCGGAAGGAGGTGAGGACGTACTCCAGGAATGACTCGAAGGCACCGTTCGCATCGGAGAGGATCGCCCCGAAAACGAAGAGGAACGGCAGCGCGATGAGTACGCCGAGGATGCCGCTGCGGAGGTGCTGCGCCCGGATGCTCCGGTGCTCGCCGAGCGCGTCTTGCACCATGTGCTGTGTTCCACGCACACCCAGCGGAAGGAGCGCGAACGGCCCAAGGACGGCAAGCCACACCGCGTTCCGTACCGTGAGTCGGGTACTCAGGAGGTGCACGGCGAACGCGATGAGGAGCACACCGGTGGCAACGAGGCCAAAGGCCATGACGAACGGATTGGCGTAGAGTGTGAGATCACCGGCGAGGATGATGGTGGGAACAAGAAGCCAGTACGCAACCGGATGCACGCTGCGCTTGCTCAGGCGCGCGAAGAGCGCGAGGAGCCCCGCGATGCCGACGATGAACACGCTGGTACCGAACCCGGGCTCCTGGTAGCCCGTGCGCGTCCATTCGCGGAGCACGAAGTAAAAGAGCGCAACGCCGATAGCGTACCACGCGATGCGCTGACGCTCGTGGGGGTGGAAGGTGATCATACGGATGAGCGTGATGATGAAGCACGCCGCGCGCCGGCGATGCCGATAACGAACTCGCCTTTGTTACTCCCGCGGGTGAGCGCATCGAGGACATCGCGCGCCGTGCCGCGGTAGATAGTTTCAAATTTCTTCGTGAGCTCGCGACCGACGACGATCGGACGGGTGCCGAGGAGCGGGAGGAGCGCGGTGAGTGTCTTTACGATGCGATGCGGCGACTCGTAGAAGAAGACCGTCTCTTCCGACTGCGCGATGCGCTCAAGGATTGCCTTTCTCCCGCTCTTGAGTGGGAGGAATCCTAGGAAAAGAAAACGATCCGTAGGGAATCCGGTGACACTCGCGAGCGTCGTGAGCGCGGATGCACCCGGGATGGGCTCGATATGCACGTCCGGCAGGAACTCCGCCACACGCGCGACGAGGATGCCTCCGGGGTCGCTCACGCCAGGCGTTCCCGCATCGGTGACAAACGCGACGTGCTTCCCCACGCGCAACGCATCGAACACCGCGTCCATTGTGCGCTGCTGCGCGTGCTGATCGAGACGGTGGAGCGGCGTGCCGGAGATCTCGTACCGCGCGAGAAGCTTTGCGGTCTGGCGCGTGTCCTCGCAGAAGAGCACATCGCACGCGCGGAGCGTCTCGAGCGCGCGGAGCGTGATATCCTCAAGGTTCCCAATGGGGGTCCCGATGATGCTCAGCTTAGCCGACATGCGCCTGCTCGTGATCGCGCTGCGTCTCCTCGAGCCCGAAGTGCACGCGGAGGATCGTGCGGAAGATCGTGTGACGAGACACCATGCCGACGAGCTTCCCGCGGTCAACCACCGGAACGCGATGGATGCCGGTCGCGACCATGAGCGCGCCGATTTTGAGGACGGGTGTGTCGGATGGAACGCTCTTCACGCGCGTGGACATGAACTGCTCGACGGTCTTCCCCTGCGCCGCGCGTGCTTCCTCCTCGAACGCGAGGAGGTCTGTGTACGCCTGCGGCCCCGCGTACCATTCCTCGTAGCTCGGATAGATGGCACGAAAAACATCCTTCTCCGACACCACGCCCACGACGGTACCGCTCGCGTCCACGACCGGCGCACCGGTGATATGGTGGAGGAGCAACAATTCCACCACCCGACGCCACGGGGTGCCAACCGGAATCGTGACGACGTTTCGCTGCATGAGGTCGCGGACGATCATAGGGTGATGAGATTGGCGGAAAATGGCTTCCTGTGGTGAGTATAGCGTGCTAGCGGGACACTGTCACGCCGCGGCGTTTGCACTGATCACGGAGGGGGCACTGAGAGCACTTTGGCGAGATGGGCGTGCAGGTATTCTGCCCGAGCACGACGAGGAGCGGGTTCCAGGACGCCCAGAGCCGCTTGGGGAGCGTGTCCATGAGCTTGTGTTCCGTTTCTGCGCGGGACTTCGATCGGATGACACCAAGCCGATTAGAGATGCGGTGCACATGTGTGTCCACGGTGATACCGACCGAAATACCGAGTCCTTCGGTGAGCACGAGGTTCGCGGTCTTGCGCCCCACACCTGGGAGCCGGAGGAGCTCCTCCATCGTGTGCGGCACCTTCCCATCGAACTCGCGCAGCAGCAGCTTGGATAGTGCGATGAGGTGCTTCGCCTTCGTGTTGTAGTAGCTAATCGGGTAGAGGAACTGCTGCAACCGCCCGAGCGGCATCGCTGCGAGCTGCTCCGGCGTGTTCGCAATCGCGAAGAGCTTGACCATGATCGGGTACGTCGTTGCGTCTCGTGCCTGCGCCGAGCACACGGTGGAGACGAGGAGCTCAAAGAGCGATCGCTGCTCGAGCACCATCGTGGTGCCGAGCGGAATTGCAAACCGCTTCGTCGTGCGCTTGAGGATGCGCACGATCAACGCAGGATCCGGCTCATGCGCCGCATCGTCCCTGCTCGGTGATCTCCATGTGCGCGCGTCCTCGCTCGGCATAGCGTGTGTTCATCATAGCAAGGAAACACCACCCCGTGGGGGGGGTGGTGCTCGGCGTCCACGTCGCAACGCTACGTTTCGACGGTGATGGTGCGCACGTCGGGACGCGGTGTTGGAACGACGTGGAGGTCACCAATGACGACCGACCGTTGCTTCTGCTTTGGAAGTTTACGACGATACCGCAGGACTGCATGGATCGCCTCCCGCATGCTCGATACCCCGTGGACGAGGTAGACGGGCCCGTGCTCGCCATTGCGCAACGCGTACGTTGCGGGCTGCGCAGAAACTTCCTCGTCATCCGTCACGCGCTCCGCACTGCGCACCGTGAGTGAGGGATCCCTGATCACCCACTCGGTTCGTGTGCGATGCCGACCGATATGCGACCGCGCAATCCCGTCGAGGAAGGACGAACGGAGTGGATGATTCCAGTTCGGCCTCACGAGGTACGCGATCTCCGTGTCACCGCGATGGACCGGGTGTTTCACGAGCAGGGCGGAGTGCAGCAGCGGACGGTAAAGACGGGAGGTTCGTCTCGGGGTGAGCACTGCGCGATCACGTCCGGAGACCACGAACATGTCAATGAATGCCCTCAGCTCGTTACCGGACATGGGGTCCACCCCCCACTGGATGAGGTAGACGCGAAATAGCGTGCGTACGAACCGCACGACCACGGGCGATACAACCTTCGCCCGAGCGATCGCATCGCGCTCCTGTCCGCGGATGGCGCGTCTGAGGATGTTGATGGCACGGTGAAAGTCATTGACATGCGAAACCGATGTTTCGGATGATGCGTTCACGTTGTTCCTCCTGTGCTTTGGTGCTTGGACCAAAAGCGAGGGCTCGTTGGTTATCAAAGGACGATTCCACACTCGTCTCCTAGCGTAGAACAATCGCGCTCCGTCGTCAATGGTTGACGGGAGATGCCGCGTATGGTACGGTCGTGGTGGCAAGCAGGCGTGGTGCCTGCTCTCTGCCAGCACCTTGAAAACCCCTCACGTACTGGCCCTCCAATGCCTGGGCCACCTGAAGAGGAGAGGACAATGGACGAGATGACACAGGAGCAAGGACCGCTCACCGCAAACGATTACTTCCGCCGCATCTTCAACCCCGACAACACGTTCGAGGATCGCATGGGCTGGGTCAAGGTCATGCCGACCAACGCTTTTGCGACGAGGGAGGATAGGACCAATCACGTCGCGATCCTCATGTACATCGGAGATGAACGAGAGCCGGAGGAATTTCGTGCCTCGCTGTCGACCTTTTTCTCGCTGTCGACGGCGATCATCTCCACGAACCGTGAGCTGTGTGTCGCAGAGCTCCGCGCGGAGGCCCGAAAGATGCTCGTCCGACACTACGCGAACAGGGAATGCTGCGGAGTGCTCTCCGACGATACGACGTGGAATCTCGTGGAGTTCTTCGCGGCGGATCGGCGGCACTGCAACTTCACCGCGCGCGACCTCCGTCGGCTCCAGGGCTTCCTCATGAACGCGTGGACGGACGTGAGTAAGAATATCCGCACGCACGGTGCGTGCGTCAGCACTCACACCTTCGCGCGCGTCCTCATCTTTGCACGATGCTACGCGTTCCTGCGTAAGATCGCGCTCCGCGAGGCGATTCCGCTGTTGTTCGAGGAGCTCTGCAGGAAATACGACTCCGACGCGCAGCAGCGTCGCATCGTTGACGATCGCGTCCTCGTTGACCGGTGTGGCTCGCACGCACCGACCGATGTCCTGCGCATGATCATCGTTGCCGGTGATGCCCTGCGCCACGGACTCGGCATCGGAAACCTCGACGATCACCCGGAGAGCGAGACCGCGCGTACGCTCCTGGCACTCCTTGCCGCGAGCGCGCACTACTACGCAGACGCGCTCCTCCCGGACCTCGCGTCATCCGTAAGAGCGAGTGCATAGACCCCTCGCGCCGTGCACACCAGACCCCTTCGATCCATGGATCGAAGGGGTCTCTCTATGCGTCTGCGGTTGTACTGTACAGGAGCAGGATGAGTCCGAGCCCGAGCGGGTGGTTGAGGTATGGGGAGGTGGCGTGAACGACAAGGAGAGCGAGGAGCGCGAGCGCGAACGGCGTTGATGCGCGACGACGCCGTGAGCAACCGCACGCGATGAGTGCGCCGATGAACCAGAGCTGGAACGCGACACCGACAATCCCCCGCTCGAGGAGGTCATCGAGGAAGCCCCACTCGAACGCGGTGGCGGTGTACATGCCATCGGGATGCGCGGCGAGCGTGCGCGGGTCCTTCGTGGCGTAGGTGACCGTCGCGCCAAAACCGTTGCCGAAGATGGCGTGGGCTCGCATCGCTGTCGCGAGCGGGCCGATCTGCTGCCAGCGGTTCCCTACCGCTTCGTCCTGCTGGAACCGCGCTGCAAATGTCGCGCCGAATCCGGCGGTCGTGAGCGGATGCGGGTACGGTATCCGCACAAGCACGAGCGCGACGAGGAGACCGATCGCGATGGATGCGGCTCCGCTTTTTATGCTCCGCGTATGCGTGCGGATGAACGCAGCACGCTTCCGGATCGTTGGCGGCCAGAGGAGCCAGAGTGCACCGATCCCCGCGAGTGCCGCGAGGCCAACCCAGAAGCTCCGCGAGAGCGAGAGGAGGAGGACGGTGACGGAGCCGCCAAAGACCGCGTAGCGCATGAGATGACCGCGTCGCTCCGCTTGTTGTATCGTCCCGAGGGCAACGAGCAATGCCGGGAAGAGCCAGACCATGCTCTGGAGGAAGATGCGCGGGAAGCCGCCGGGGAACACCGTCACCTCGCCGAGGCGCGTGTCGCGCACCCACTGGTAGAGGGCGATCCACAGGCCGCCGAGGTCGTGCGTGAAGAGGAAGAGGAGTGCCGCGGTACGGAGGATGAGGAAGAGTGCGCCCGCGAGCACCGTTTCCGCGAGCCACGTGGTGCCGCCGCGCGTGGCGAGCACGAACGCGGGGAGGAGCGCGAGGAAGAGCCAGGCGTTTGCATCTTGGAAAACGAGGGGGAATGGATGGCGCGCGACACCAAGGATGACACCGAGGATGAGCGACAGCGCAAACGCTGCGACCGCCCAACGCGTCGGGTGCGATGTCACCGTGCACACGAGTTGCTCGCGCGCGACGCGCGTCCGCAGATGCCATGCGGAGGCAATGAGCATCACCGCGAAGATACCCATGCGCAGCGAGAGCGTCACCTCACCAACCTCGAGCACGAGCAATTGTCCAAAACTCCCCCACAGGAGCTCCAGGAGCACGGCGGCGACACCGATGCGGAGATCCCATAGTGCGCCAACCGCAACGACGAGAACCACAAGAAGGTACGCCGGCACCGCGAACGGCGCGTACCCCCACGCGTTCATCGAGAGGAGGTCGAGCGTGAGTCCGGCGAGAAGGATGGCGAGCGTGCGTCGGTGCATGTACTTCTACACTACCAAAATCAAACCCCTCCGATGTACATCGGAGGGGCCGATGACTACAGGTCGTCATCGTCGCTGTCCTCGTCATCAGAGTCCGAGTCCTCCGACTCCTCACCGTCCTCCGGGGTGTCCTCTGACTCCTTCTCCTCTGCGTCTACATTCCAATCGGCCATAGATAGTAGCTCCGTGGGAAAAACCGCGCACGGTCCATTGCATGTTCATAGGGAACGACGACCTTTCACGGCCAGTGTACCCGCTTGGAACGCATCGGCAAATCACTGTCAAGTGTTGCGTGCTGTGGATAGAAACTAACTCCCCCGAACATGATTCGGGGGAGTTAGTGCTGTCGCGAAAGCGACCGGTGCTACGCGGCTGCCTCACCGGTTTCCTCGCCTGCTTCCTTGGGAGCTTCCTCGCCCTCGGGAACCTCCACGTCTGCATCCTGATTGAGCATTTCCATAGTGTATGTTCCAAACAAAAATACTCGCCACGACGGAGAGTACCGATTCATCACCATTTCGACCTTAGCAACACAATAGCACAGAACGCATTACGTGTCAATGCCATGCTTCTCAAAAATACGAACCCGGGCGCGCTCATACGCGAGGACGCGCGCCGTCTTCCACGGTATGCGGTAGAGCAGCGATGGCACCCAGCGGCTCATCGTACCGCGTGTGCTCGTGATGGTGAAGAGCATTTCCGGAATCGCAACACCCGTATGACCGCGTTCGAGCATCGTGAGCCAGAGATCCCAGTCCTGAAATCGCGCGAGCGTGGGATCGAAGCGTGGGAAGTGCTCGCGCCGCAGGAGTGCGGTCGTATGGATGAATGGCATGCGACGCAGACGCTCCGGATCAAACGGAAGCGCGGGAAATCGCTTCCACCCAAATCGGAACGACGGATACGCGAAGCTTACCTCCGGGTGCTCGCGGAGCGCGTGGTACATCGTTGCCAGTGCGTGCGAACGTAGTACGACGTCCGCGTCGCAGAAGAGGAGGAGCTCGCCGCGAGTTGCATCCGCGCCACGATTGCGCGCAGCGGGCGCACCCGCGTGCTCCTGACGTACCCACCGCAGACGGCCCGAGAGCTCGGGGATATCCACGGGAATGAGGGGCTCCGGAGAACCATCATCCACGACGATGACTTCGATGTCGCGGAGTGTCTGTGCAGCGATCGCAGCGAGGCACGCATGGAGTGTCGCGGTGCCGTTATAGACAGGAATGACGATAGAGATCATAGGACGACCGACAGTGCTGCGCGAAGCGACGCGGCAAACGCACGTGGGCCAAACTGTGACAGTGCGCGCGTGCATCCAACGGTACCGAGCGCACGAGCGCGGTGATGATCCTCGAGCAGCGAGGTAATCGCCTGTGCTGCGGCCAGGGGGTCTCCTGGCGCAACGAGGAGCCCGGTTGTTCCATGGACGACGGCATCCGGCACGCCGCCGCTCTGCGTGCCAACGACGGGGAGTCCGAATGCACCGGCTTCGATGTACACGATGCCGAATCCCTCGATGTCACCGTCCGCACGTTCCTCCGGAAGCATCGCGAAGACATCCGCCGCAGCGTACCACTGCGCGAGTGCTGCATCATCGGCAGTGGTGACAACGCACGGTACGCGCACGCGCTCCGCGTGCGCCACGAGCGTCTGCGCGAGCGGCCCACTGCCAACGATGGTGAGATGTGCACGCGGGACGTGCTGTCGCACACGTACCATCGCGTCAATGAGCGACTCCATGCCCTTGCGCGGGATGAGGCGACCGACGGAGAGGACGAGCGGGACATCGCCGACACCGAGTGCATCGCGTGCTGCACTGCGCGCGATGCCTGCGCGAGATGCGATGGGGCCGAGCGGGGGCGACACGATGACCACCTGCTCCGACGATGCGCCGACGCGACGCGCGAGCCCAGCGGTTGCCGCACTGTTCACGATGACGCGCGTTGCACCGCGAAGGATGCGCGCGGCTAACCACCGCTTGCGAGGAGTCCGCAGCGCATTCGCGAGGTCAAGCCCGTGACAGATGACGCTGTACGCCCCGCGGAAGGTCCGTGCGCGGGTCCACGCGACGGTCCCGAGTGGGAGAATCTCGCCCACGATGAGGTGCGTGCGCGGGTCGAGGCGCAGGGCTTTGGGGATGAGCGTCGTCCAGCGCACCGTGGGGTTGCAAACCTCCACGGTGCAGCCATCGCCACCGAGCGCATCGGCTACGGCTCCATGGTAGCGCGCAGCACCGCCAACCCGCGGCGGGTAGTCAAACGTGAGGAGATGGAAAGATGGGTACGTCATACGGACGCCGGACGAAACGTGCGACGAATTTTTTGGATATCAGCGAACGAGATACCGCCAAGGAGGACGAGCGCGACAACGTAGAGCACCACACCCACGCCAATGAGCGCAGCGAGGGGGAGTTCATGGAGGAGCGCGATACCCGCAGTCATCACGAGGCACGCTGCCGTCGTGCGCAGAAACGGATCCAACACGGCATGCGCAGCATAGTGCACGTTGCGCCGGAGTGCGACGAGATTCACCGCAAAGAGCGTTACCGAGGAAACGAGCGCGGAGATCGCGGCACCCACTGCCGCGAATGGCGGAATGAGCACGATATTCGCGATCACATTCACGACCGTCGCGATGGCGAGGAGCTTCGTGTTGAGCGTCTGGCGGTCAATCGCATTGAGGAGATTCCCCGCTGGAAAATTTGCAAAGATGAACGGGAGTGCTGCGATGAGGATGATGAGCGGGACGACCGAGGCGCGAAAGGCCTCTCCGTAGAGGAGTGGGATGATGCGGTACGCGAGTGTGCCGATGCCGAATGCGATCGGAAGCGCAACGATCCAGAGCACACGGAGTGCCTGTGTGAAGAGCGTGCTGAGTTGCTGCCGATTACGCGTTGCGAGCGCACTCATCGCCGGATAGAGCGCGCCCATGAACGCGAGGGGAATGAACTGGAACGCGAACGTAATCTTAAACGCCACGCTGTAGATCCCCACCGTCGCAACGGCGACACCGCTCGCCGCGAGGAGCGTCCGGAGGAGGAACGTGTCCATGTACGTGTAGACCCGTGCGAGACCGCCCGCGATCGCGAACGGCGTTGCCATCGCGAGGATACTCCGCCAGGTCTCACCGAGTGAACGACGTGCACGCGCGCGCCACGCTCGCTCACGCACCGTGCCGAACACCGCAATGGCGATGTGTGCGATGCTCGCGACAAGATACGGCACGAGGAGCCAGATCGGCGCGATGGGCCTCCCGATCGTGAGGAGTGGCGTCGCTCCCGCGTTGATTCGGAGATCAGCGAGGAGGACGAGGATGCCGATACCGGTCACCGCGAGCACGAGCTGCCCCACCGCGAGGCCGATCGCCTCGTAGCTCACCCGCTGCAACCCGCGCAGGACGGCGTAGCACCCGAGATGGATGGAATCGAGCACCATGACGACGGTCGCAAGGCCGATCATCTGCCGCGTCGCATCATCGTGATTGAGGACGTACGAGAAGAGCGTGACAACACCGACAACCACCACGGTGGACATCGCCCTGAGCGCGAATGCACTCACGACGTACGACGCGGTCCCTTCGCGATCCTTCGCGGTCTCGCGCGTGAGCACGGGTGCGATCCCCCAGTCGGCGGCGACCGCGAAAAGCGCAGTGAATGCGAGTGCGAAGAAGTACTGCCCCGTCCCCTCCTGCCCAAAGGCCATCGCGACGACCGTGAAGTAGCCAAAGGAGATGAGCTTCTGGAGGATGGAGCCAATCGTGAACCACGCAGTGTTCCGCGCGATACGTTGTGCGGCGTGCTCGTCCATGTACCCACAGCGTAGCAGAATACGAACGACCGCGCCGAGATGTCGGCGCGGTCGTGGTGCTGTCCTAGCGCTTGGACCACTGTGGTGCGCGACGTGCCTTCTTGAGACCGGGCTTCTTGCGCTCCTTGATTCGTGCATCACGGGTGAGGAATCCGACCTTCCGCAGCGCACGGTGAAACGTCGGGTTGAGCTTCTGGAGACCGCGCGCGATGCCGAGCCGTGTCGCATCCGCCTGTCCACGCAATCCGCCTCCGCGGACGAGTACCGAGATGTCCAGTTTATCGCTCTGGCCAACCGCCTCGAGCGCCTGCGTACAGACCGCACGCGCGGCGATGGTCGTGAAGTACTCGGTGTACGGCTTGCCGTTCACCGTCATGGTCCCGGACCCGTTCTTCGTGATGCGCACGCGCGCGGTCGCGGCCTTCCGACGTCCAACGGACTGGAGCGGAAGATCCTGAATGGGAGTAGGTGTGATACTCATACGTCAATGCGGAGCCGCCGGAGCATGTGCCGACGCAGCGTGTTCGCCGGCAGCATGAGACGAACCGCGTCATGGAGCACGCGAGCTGGATCGCGATCCCACCGCGTCTGGAGGAGCTCGCGCTTGAGACCGCCCGGGTAGTGCGAGTGTTTCATGTACTCCTTCTGCTCGAGCTTCTTGCCGGTGAACCGCGCACTGCGGAGGTGTACGATGCGCACGAAATCACCCGCATCAATATGCGGCGTAAACGTGGGCTTATGCTTCCCACGGAGGAGATGCGCAACCTCCGTCGCAATACGTCCGATGGTTCGACCGGTTGCGTCAATCGTGTGCTCGCCGCGAGTGATGGGATACTGCTTTGCCATACGCGTCGTAATCAAACGAGTTCGATAACGGACTCCTCAGCGCCGTCGCCCGCACGCTGCCCGATCTTTGTGATCCGCGTGTACCCGCCTGCCCGCGTCTGGTACTTCGGGCCGAGTACCTCGAGGAGCTTCGCAACAACCTTCGGGTGGCGCAGCGATGCGAGGAGCCGTCGGCGCGTCGCGAGGCCCGGCGTCCGCGCGAGCGTGATGCTCTCCTCCACAATGGGACGCACCGCCTTTGCCTTCGCCGTGGTGGTACGCACGCGCTCGTGGAGCAGAACACTCTCCGCGAGGTTGCGTAGGAGCAACCCTCGCGGTCCGGTCTTCCGATCGAGCGTGATTTTTGATTTCCGGTGGCGCATATCCACTACACGGTTTCCGATTCATCATCACCCGCAGATGCCGCAGGGCCTTGCAGCGTATCCTCAACGATGGACTCGCCTCCCACCGGCTCCAGAACACGTTGTTCCGATTCCATGAGAGATTCCACAGGTGCCTCCGTCTCCTCCGGTGGGTGTACGATGAGCGCAAAGTGATTGATGAGCACCTCTGCACCGCGTCGCACCGCCTCCTCGGGCGTGATCGTCCCGTCGGTCTCGACGGTGAGGACGAGGCGGTCGTAGTTCGTGATCTCGCCGACGCGGGTATTCTCCACACGGAACCCAACGTTGCGCACCGGAGAGAACACCGAATCGAGCGTCATCGTGCCGAGCGGTGCGCGCTCCTTTCCACGGACATCCGCCGCGACGTAGCCGCGGCCGCGCTCGGCCGAGATCTCCATGCGCAGTGTTGCTCCATCTGCGGTCAGCATTGCAATCTGGAGCTCCGGGTTCACAATCTCGACATCGGCCTGCGGTGTAATCGCCGCAGCAGTCACCGGTCCCTTCCCTGATGCTTCGAGGACGAGGCGGACGGGTTCGTCCGAGAAAATCTTCAAACGGAGCTGCTTGAGGTTCATGAGGAGCTCGAGCGCATCCTCCTGGACATGCGACAGCGCCGCGAACTCATGGGAGATGCCGTCAATCTTCACCGCAGTGACGGCTGCGCCCTCAAGGGACGATAGGAGTACACGTCGCAACGCGTTGCCGAGCGTCGTTCCATACCCAAAGTAGCACGGTTCGATCGTCACCGTGG
This genomic interval from bacterium contains the following:
- the rsmI gene encoding 16S rRNA (cytidine(1402)-2'-O)-methyltransferase, encoding MSAKLSIIGTPIGNLEDITLRALETLRACDVLFCEDTRQTAKLLARYEISGTPLHRLDQHAQQRTMDAVFDALRVGKHVAFVTDAGTPGVSDPGGILVARVAEFLPDVHIEPIPGASALTTLASVTGFPTDRFLFLGFLPLKSGRKAILERIAQSEETVFFYESPHRIVKTLTALLPLLGTRPIVVGRELTKKFETIYRGTARDVLDALTRGSNKGEFVIGIAGARRASSSRSSV
- a CDS encoding DUF4173 domain-containing protein, coding for MITFHPHERQRIAWYAIGVALFYFVLREWTRTGYQEPGFGTSVFIVGIAGLLALFARLSKRSVHPVAYWLLVPTIILAGDLTLYANPFVMAFGLVATGVLLIAFAVHLLSTRLTVRNAVWLAVLGPFALLPLGVRGTQHMVQDALGEHRSIRAQHLRSGILGVLIALPFLFVFGAILSDANGAFESFLEYVLTSFRLNGELIAWAFRVAIAVLLGGFLVGLIVLPAKHHAPFDPRMRPVTAATFFVLLDALFATFVAFQLPEFFASDAWMRAHDFTYATLARESFFSLLFAGALALLTVLLWYPTMTQSAERAQHAVTRIASTIFTLLTLVVAVSAITRIVRYVSVYGLTLDRVYAFIATIALGVTLGIVLASLWRMRPLAYVARTIAILGVIVFTLTMSVPMEYTVATWNVRRELSGNAQDPEFDALYILALSPDAWSALDALPVSISPSEEQRERRQWKCDVLRTPWQNYHLLASHACRKIAAPLTLP
- the rpsI gene encoding 30S ribosomal protein S9; amino-acid sequence: MSITPTPIQDLPLQSVGRRKAATARVRITKNGSGTMTVNGKPYTEYFTTIAARAVCTQALEAVGQSDKLDISVLVRGGGLRGQADATRLGIARGLQKLNPTFHRALRKVGFLTRDARIKERKKPGLKKARRAPQWSKR
- the nth gene encoding endonuclease III, producing the protein MPSEDARTWRSPSRDDAAHEPDPALIVRILKRTTKRFAIPLGTTMVLEQRSLFELLVSTVCSAQARDATTYPIMVKLFAIANTPEQLAAMPLGRLQQFLYPISYYNTKAKHLIALSKLLLREFDGKVPHTMEELLRLPGVGRKTANLVLTEGLGISVGITVDTHVHRISNRLGVIRSKSRAETEHKLMDTLPKRLWASWNPLLVVLGQNTCTPISPKCSQCPLRDQCKRRGVTVSR
- the rplQ gene encoding 50S ribosomal protein L17, which encodes MRHRKSKITLDRKTGPRGLLLRNLAESVLLHERVRTTTAKAKAVRPIVEESITLARTPGLATRRRLLASLRHPKVVAKLLEVLGPKYQTRAGGYTRITKIGQRAGDGAEESVIELV
- a CDS encoding glycosyltransferase family 4 protein, which encodes MTYPSFHLLTFDYPPRVGGAARYHGAVADALGGDGCTVEVCNPTVRWTTLIPKALRLDPRTHLIVGEILPLGTVAWTRARTFRGAYSVICHGLDLANALRTPRKRWLAARILRGATRVIVNSAATAGLARRVGASSEQVVIVSPPLGPIASRAGIARSAARDALGVGDVPLVLSVGRLIPRKGMESLIDAMVRVRQHVPRAHLTIVGSGPLAQTLVAHAERVRVPCVVTTADDAALAQWYAAADVFAMLPEERADGDIEGFGIVYIEAGAFGLPVVGTQSGGVPDAVVHGTTGLLVAPGDPLAAAQAITSLLEDHHRARALGTVGCTRALSQFGPRAFAASLRAALSVVL
- a CDS encoding glycosyltransferase family A protein, which produces MISIVIPVYNGTATLHACLAAIAAQTLRDIEVIVVDDGSPEPLIPVDIPELSGRLRWVRQEHAGAPAARNRGADATRGELLLFCDADVVLRSHALATMYHALREHPEVSFAYPSFRFGWKRFPALPFDPERLRRMPFIHTTALLRREHFPRFDPTLARFQDWDLWLTMLERGHTGVAIPEMLFTITSTRGTMSRWVPSLLYRIPWKTARVLAYERARVRIFEKHGIDT
- the rplM gene encoding 50S ribosomal protein L13 is translated as MAKQYPITRGEHTIDATGRTIGRIATEVAHLLRGKHKPTFTPHIDAGDFVRIVHLRSARFTGKKLEQKEYMKHSHYPGGLKRELLQTRWDRDPARVLHDAVRLMLPANTLRRHMLRRLRIDV
- a CDS encoding CBS domain-containing protein: MIVRDLMQRNVVTIPVGTPWRRVVELLLLHHITGAPVVDASGTVVGVVSEKDVFRAIYPSYEEWYAGPQAYTDLLAFEEEARAAQGKTVEQFMSTRVKSVPSDTPVLKIGALMVATGIHRVPVVDRGKLVGMVSRHTIFRTILRVHFGLEETQRDHEQAHVG
- a CDS encoding flippase, whose product is MDEHAAQRIARNTAWFTIGSILQKLISFGYFTVVAMAFGQEGTGQYFFALAFTALFAVAADWGIAPVLTRETAKDREGTASYVVSAFALRAMSTVVVVGVVTLFSYVLNHDDATRQMIGLATVVMVLDSIHLGCYAVLRGLQRVSYEAIGLAVGQLVLAVTGIGILVLLADLRINAGATPLLTIGRPIAPIWLLVPYLVASIAHIAIAVFGTVRERAWRARARRSLGETWRSILAMATPFAIAGGLARVYTYMDTFLLRTLLAASGVAVATVGIYSVAFKITFAFQFIPLAFMGALYPAMSALATRNRQQLSTLFTQALRVLWIVALPIAFGIGTLAYRIIPLLYGEAFRASVVPLIILIAALPFIFANFPAGNLLNAIDRQTLNTKLLAIATVVNVIANIVLIPPFAAVGAAISALVSSVTLFAVNLVALRRNVHYAAHAVLDPFLRTTAACLVMTAGIALLHELPLAALIGVGVVLYVVALVLLGGISFADIQKIRRTFRPASV